cactaAAATACAAGATGGAGAATTTTTGTACCTAGGAATTCCAAACTATTTTGTTTCAAGTCCGTTTAATTACTTGGAAGGGAAAAGTGAGGTTTATTTAGACATAGGAGTTGATGGGTTAAAATTGTATAACAGTTCAAACAGGGTATTATGGCCTATCTTAGGTTCAGTTGTAGGTTTCCCTAATATAAGCCCGATTATGATAGCATGCTATTCCGGGTTCAAGAAGCCAAGTAATATAGATCAATTCATGTCCGAATTTTGTGCCGAGGTCGTGTCCCTAAGGGCAACCGGCATTAAAGTTGGATTTAGCCAAAcgttataaaatttaacattCGCCTTTTTTCGGATACAACGTTTATGTTACGTTCAAATCCTGCGCAACATTTGGaagatttcaaattcaaaaagagCATTTTGGAAGAATCAGATTTTGGGATGGTTTCTCAGTTTCCCCTTGATAGTATGCACTTAGTCGACTTAGGAGTAACAAAGAAATTACTTaaacttgcaacaaaaaaacgaaaagcttGACTATGTCTCTAAATTTATCCCATCAGAGTTTGGAAATCGTCTGAGTTTAGGCAGTTTTTGCTTTATTCTGGTATATTCGTTCTTAAAGATTGTATCAGTACCGATCAATACTATCACTTCCTGCTGCTACATAGTAGTATTCGACTTTTGTCACATGAAAATATTCATGGACTACTTCACTTGGCAGATTGCGTAAAACAGTTCGGATCATTAGATTCTTTTTCAGCGTATCGTTTCGAAAACTATAtccagaatataaaaaaaaattgtaaataaacccAATAAAATTCTACAGCAAATATATCTTAGACTTGATGAAAAACAGGGTATTGAATCAAATTCAGAGAATGTGACAAAATTTgcttcatttgaaaaaaaaatcccaaCAAGCAGAAAgatagtttttgttttagtgAGTTGACAGGAGAAATGAAGGTATTTAATGTCATAAAGTCTCAACAGTCGTATGAAATTGTCTGCAAAGTTTTCAGAAAGACTGAAAACTACTTTAATGAACCTGTAGGATCGTCAAGTGGCCTAGGGATTGTAGTCGCAAGTGAGTTAGATGAAGAAATGGTAACAGTTTCTATCGAAGACATtgatttcaaatacttttgtatTCCTAACGAAGAGAAATATTTGCCAATACCACTTTTACACCAtctttttaacacattttccCATTAACCACTGATTTGCGCATTCcactttcaaatttaatatacaattttagttTCACTAATATAACCAAAACTGTATATAAatgcaatataataaaaaacataataacaagtataaaacatcataaaaaatatacagtatTGTTCAAGCAACAAACTCCAAATGCAATATGTTGAACGACATTTTAACAatactgtatatttttatgatgttaacctaatataattaatatactcgtaatataatataataataatataattattatatatacaaatgagtaACATATTCGAGACGCAAGATGAAGGTGATAAGTTAAAAGGAAAATACTCATCggaataagtataaatatattaaaaattattaattttttagtagagattccaatcgttgagaGGAATATCAAGAACACGACAAAACTCAGGTCATTTTTACTTAAAGcttctaataaaatatactatatattaactttttaaaattaagatattctttaaattatattatattaaaatattcgttaAAAATGATCATTGCGGGCCAAAAGAATATACAAGAAAGACTAGACAAATTGGAGGAAAACGTATTTATAACTTTACAGAACCAAAAAACTCTTAGTGAAGGCCAATCGTCACTGGTTCACAACCAAACCGCtatatttgaaaaacttaatGAGATGGAGTCGAAAGTAAGTGTTTTacaatattgtatgtacacTCAGTAATACAAGTAAATCTAAGactttatttatatcttttcgtctaaatttatttcttagatTGTCGAAAAGGCTGGGGTTTTGGCGCAAAATAAGTCGATCAGAGAATGCAAAGTTCTCTTAAAACGAGTGGAGCAGTCAGTGTGCCGCATGACCGGCGAAGTGATTGACAAAGAGCTGGACGACGTCGCTAGCACTTTTCCGATGGATTCGCAAGCAACAGTTGCGGAAGTGGAAGATAGACTGCAAAGCCAAGACTATGCTCAAACAACGGtaacctaaaaaataaaatataataagtttACTATTAGTTACAATACTTTTACTTCTTTTAAGACTACATTTCTCCATAAACTTAAGGCGCCAGTGATAATGTGGCAGACGTAATACCGAAGGTTTTCTCAGATGAGCTCTTGGAAGGATATAATTGGGATGGCAGGTGGAGCAAGAAATCCCTATGCAAATTGGC
The sequence above is a segment of the Bactrocera dorsalis isolate Fly_Bdor chromosome 6, ASM2337382v1, whole genome shotgun sequence genome. Coding sequences within it:
- the LOC125779194 gene encoding uncharacterized protein LOC125779194 — translated: MIIAGQKNIQERLDKLEENVFITLQNQKTLSEGQSSLVHNQTAIFEKLNEMESKIVEKAGVLAQNKSIRECKVLLKRVEQSVCRMTGEVIDKELDDVASTFPMDSQATVAEVEDRLQSQDYAQTTTTFLHKLKAPVIMWQT